TTAACAATGAACTGAAAATACACaggttgaagttaaaaaaaaaaaaaaaaaaggagaatgcATAAATAGTTGAAAGGAAAAAGACCCAAGAGGTGCACAAGTATAATATAAGTAACTACATAGGATTGCGATATATTCATTATGTGAGAAAATAGaaaccatttttttaaataaatgtatcattAAGTACAATACATCAAATCGATCAGAAGTGACAAGATTTGCTGACTGTTGTAAGAAAAACAATGATATTTGTTGAGGCTGATTATTTTGAAGACAGGGGCAGCAGCGTTTTTGGGATGGGATAATGGTCATGCAGTGTTTACAGCCTGGCAgtgttttaacaaaaaataaaaataagaaggttcagtgtcggactggggcatgaagggcccaccgggggactgcaacactaggggcccaccagagggggtgtggtcagccatcttAGAGGTGGGACCAggaactagagggggagtggtcagtccacgaaggacagctagcaccttagtgtagtatataaagaatgcagtgtgtgtatcaagaatacacagtcttgacctgccccttaaattgggaagaacagtcaccaaatatcaggattgtcccactagaccaggcttggctaacctgtggcactacaggtgttgtgaaactacaagccccagcatgctttgccaatatatagcagcttattgctggaagggtatgctgggacttttagtttcacaacatctgaagtaccacaggttagccaagcctccaggtaagctctgcCCActggtaaaagggggtgtggccgtaaggtagccgggcctaccggtgattttacccgtagccccctgggccagtccgacgctgagaAGGTTTCATATATAACTGTTATTGTACGATTGGTCtgacttttttattcttttatacttttatttttagacaTTGTACCCTTGATATTGGTAGACACCATTCAACAAAGACATACCAAACTTTTATATATCCAAAATTTTCTGCAGCACTCTGCTGTCAGTGAACTTTATTTAGGCAGAGTAATCTCTCTCCACTATCTATTTTGATTGTGGGAGGTAACCCATGCAAAAATATAAACTCCACATTGATACCTCATTGCGTTAGAATCAAACCAAGATCCccagtactaaccactatacaaCCGTATTGTGCATTGATTATTAATATAAAAGGGATTTGCTTGCTTGTATTAGGTGAGTGAAGTTTGGTGAAATAAATGTTTGAGAATCACTGCTTTAAAGAAGCCTCATTTTCTTATAAGCAAGTGTACTGACATGGACTATGATATCCCAACACTTCTCCACTGCTCAGTCTAACTCACCACCGGTTAATCACCACTTGACCAATTGTTACAGTCTAATTTGCCTCCAGTGTAAAAGCCATAGTGGGTGAGCTATTTACAGAGTGCATTTTGGTCTACAGAAAATTTGCTGCCGCTTGTATAACTTAGTCAATAATAGAgacacattgtaaaataaatattaattcacTTAAAACTGATGTTCTGGTAAAACTTTATTTAGGAACCTCAGCAGAAAAAAACACTACTGTTTATCCAATAGTTTGTCTAATATGTGTGCGTATCCCAAAAATACATATCCAATTagagtaaaacagaaaaacagtttAGAGTAAAGTGTATCAAGAGTATAAATACATAAGTGTATAATGCATTTTGTAAAAattttagggctatatttactaaactgcgggtttgaaaaagtggagatgttgcctatagcaaccaatcagatactagctgtcattttgtagaatgtactaaattaatgataactagaatctgattggttgctataggcaacatctccactttttcaaacccacagtttagcaaatatacctctTAGGCTGCATTCTTCCAAAAGGTTTTAGTCATTTCACATTACTCATATTTTAACTATGTGATCTGTGACCAAGAAGACTCTGTGAGGTAACAGCATACAACTTTTCGCAAAACAAAtattatacacaagttaacccgtgcatgatacttatgcattctagtcaaatcaagctacttaaggtgttaaaaaggttcttgtcatgcatttggggctaggccaggcctcctcaggggaagagcgttacttcccgacgcaagcgcccttttttaacgtagttttgtccacatgtcaccacctcatcatttttctccatcacctcatccttcatcttcatcgccacatccttcatcaagctacttaaggtgttaaaaactccccactgtcacccctggcaaccaccaaccactcccaactgtcacttctccttcaagaaatatataggtcagtgtataactcttcctagcaggtggcgctgcagcatggtttttttttttcacacacgccactaggcatttatatagtagatatgtctGTGGTTTAATTGGTATTTTGAAGGTGTCTATGTATTCATCTACAGAAAATGGATACAACACTTTAGTctgaatttttttctgttttatcataATTGTTTTATCCTAATTATACCTTTCTTATCTTTGCTTCGGATTGACCTTATATGCTTACTTGAATTTTGTTTTGGGGTGAAACACTCTCTAATATATAGATCAATTGCCAGCATTTAAGGATATTTCTAGTTCAGAGCCGTGACCcctaaaatatttataacatatatgtgtctgtctgtgtgtcccacGTGTGCGCGTGTGACATGGGAGACGTGGGGGACAAAGAGACCTAATTTTACATGCATTTACAAGTGCTATCACTTAATATGTcttgtattttattaaacatgTTAAAAGCAACTAAAATTAgggtttaaattaattaaaacctCTCAAAATCCTTAAAGCTCCAAGGGCTAGGCCCCCCGCCATACAGGTACacttacaattatatatataaaacaatggaAGAAGGACATTTATTTCATACAAATCAAAATGAACAATGATTAGTATTTTAAACCAAACCAAAATACTTTAACTGCTAGACAATTGAGCAGATGGTTTTCTTCTAACTAAATCAATAGTTACCCCACatctgggacttatagttcaatatgcaaatttttttaatgaatgttaGCGAGCTGTGCTAAGTTGACCAAACATGCGGCTATCTGTTTGTTAGGCAGGGCTGCTAAACAACCAGATCTGTGGCCAATTTGGCCCCATGCAGTGCCAATTGTATTGCAGGATCACAGATACAGTAATTCAGGGGATGGCCTGAAAATTAATCTCAATggcagtgttacgagccgcggcggtgcccctGCGACTCACTGCTCAGCTGCGTTCTGGCTGTCTCCATGACAACTGGGACGTAACTTTTaaggcaacagtcgggacgctgTCCTTTCTAACGCCGCGTCCTGGCTTTAGGAGCAGCTGGGGGCGTGCGCATCTATCTAAATCTATAAAATGTATCACCATCTGGGGCATATTACCACCTCCTGGGCTCCCTTGCTTCCATTGGCTAGTctgtgtatataaggcagggagggcttagcctccctgcctgtTATAGCATAGacactgtctgttgctgacctgctcctgttctgattcctgtgttcctgtggatactctgtcccTCTGTTATTGGATCTACCGCTGGcctgtttctggattctgcttACATTCTGGTCACCCTGGCCTTTTGGCTTGTTATTCGGACAtccctgggggcatccaagtacctgtgagcgcgtcaagctctatgggaaaggctgctgctgtaggcgaagacctctgcCGCTAGTTCTGCAAGTTAATTACAAGACCTGTCAGCCTAACAGGCAGGATGCTTTTTGTACCtgatgatcacacacacacacacacaaacacacacacaaacacagacacagatatacacacacacacacacacaaacagacacagacacacatctCCCCGTTGGGCACCAGAATACACTTGAACAAAAATATACTCAGATTTTGATGAGACATTGTGACTGGCACTTGTAGATGCTGCAACTCGATACTATATGTCCAATCATGTATGTACAGGATTATTTGTATGATGATATGTAATAAACATCTTTTGATAAAACCCTAATATACAAAACCCAAAATTTTAGAGAAGACTGGTGAAACCGTTTGCTATCATTTGAAATGTTTGCAGGATCAGGAGTCCTAAATCAACAGCACGATCGAACCACAGGACATTCACTGAAAAAGCATTATTTGCCAAGTAAAATTGTAAAATTCCGTTCTGTATGAAGAGATGTGAAAAcctcaaaaattaaaaaataaattgagcaAATATACTTTTTCACCCTCAAAAGCAATTTGAAatgacattttccttttgaacataaagtaaaatagaaaaaatgatGCACAAATGAATTTGCAAAGAGACAGCTATTCTCTCAGTGTCCATAACACTTTGGTCACTAGTGGAAATATACACACGTCTAATTGTAGCCAATCCGTGCATCACAATCAACATCAGCCTTAGTGGAGTGTAAGGTTTATGAGAAACCAGTATGTGTTCTGGAAAATCAAATCTTGCTTACCAAATGAATTCATATTTCTATTAAACAACTTACTCATTCTGCTTTGATTCTTGcagttattaaaatatttttgctatATTGAGTAACTGTTCCCTTTGCTTTGAAAATGTCTTTACGATCCCTATTCCCATATCCACGCTAATATCAAATGTTTTTTTACTTCTCCTTCTGCTTGAaagcatattattattgttactattttAAAATAACAGTTTGCGGCAGGTGGATTAAAATGTGTACTAACCAATCAAACTTTGGCTGCTTAGTAAGCACCTTAAAACTCCATAATTAATGAATTACTTCAAAGCTGGAACAAATATTAATGGCAGAATGTCCTTGTATTTCAGGATCACATGATTCGTTCAGCTTCTACATCGATGAATCTTCTCCAGTTGGACCTGAGCAGCCGGAAACTGTCCAGAACTTTGTCTCTGTGTTCGGGACAGTTGCCAAAAAACTGATGAGAAAGTGGTTGGCCACCCAAACCATGAACTTCACAAACCAAATGGAGGCAGGAATAAGATATTTCGATCTCCGGATTTCGACTAAACCAAGAGACCCTGATAACGAGTTGTATTTTGCACATGGGTTATTTAGTGCCAAAGTCAATGAAGGTCTTAATGAGATTAATTCCTATCTGTCCAATCACAGTAAGGAGGTGGTGTTCTTGGACTTCAACCATTTCTATGGCATGCAAAAATACCATCACGAAAACCTGGTCCAAATGCTTAAAGACATTTTTGGGAACAAGACATGTCCAGCTATCTTTGCCCAGGAAGTGAGTCTCCAGTACCTTTGGGAGAGGAATTACCAGATCTTGGTGTTCTATCACAGCCCAGTGGCTCTTGAGGTTCCCTTTCTCTGGCCAGGGCAAATGATGCCGGCACCCTGGGCCAATACGACAGACACAGAAAAATTAATTCAGTTTCTGCAGTCATCAATCACTGAGCGGAGAAAGAAAGgttcattttttatttctcaGGTGGTATTAACGCCAAAGGCTAGTACTGTCGTCAAAGGAGTTACCAGTGGACTAAGAGAAACCATTACTGAGCGGTGAGTAAATCATTAAACTTTACCTGCAACTTCCATCATGATTATAAGAGATTATTATTAAATCGTAAATATGGGCAAGAAAATGACATAATGTTTTGTTGCTAAGGACTCTATCCTGTTTAATATGTAGAGTTGTTCTTTCAGTTGAAAAGATCGCTCTCACAAGGCACATCTTTCATTCTTATGCATTGAAGAAACCAGCCTTTCATATCACATATGTCACGTATAAAGTGTTTTATAAATTGTGTTCATAGAACACGTAGTGGTGATTGATAGAAgcttatacttaaatatgaaagttcagctccaatggggcagggactgatgtgagtgagttctctgtacaacgctgcagaattagtggctctatataaatggttgatgatgatgatacaagatCGCTTATATTTTTATCAACAGGGCTATTTTGAGCAAAGTCTTCTTGCCACCATCGCCAAAGCTGTTTGTCTAATTATTTATGATATGCTTTACATTGACCTTGCAGACACACGTGAGCGCAGTTTGTAGTTTAGAAGCTTGATATGGAATATGGAAAAGTTAATGCAGAACATATCAGACACATAATCACTGCGCAGTCGCCTACATGAGAGTAATTTAatgttggtcattgctgaaatgtttGACACAGGTCCAGGCTCACTACATATATATGGCATATAATGCAGCTACAATGACCAGCTTATTACGTAACTCCAGTGCCCTTTAATGTTTCTCCTTTGCACCAAGTAATTCTGGCTATCGAGTCTGTTTACTAATAAATGGCGATAGTGCTGGTGTTCTATCGCCACTTATCACAGAGCTAGAAATCCACCTATCATCATGTTTTACAATTACAACCTCGCTAAGCCATCTGAGCAGCTCCCCCACCAATACTGGCCTGGGAGTGGAAACAGTTAACTTACAACTCTGCGTGGCCGGTCTGTGGTGATGCATGACGCAGCAAGACTTATCACGTAGCCACAGCGGAGCCCAAATTTTGGTGTTTCAGTACCACTTAGTGGAAAAAATTAATAGCTAAAATAAATGAGTTTAAAATagcataaataattataaaaatattattttaaaagaattCCCATtgtataaaatgctttatttaaataataaaccatTCCcccccatttaatatataaaaatacagattaagggcctgattcattaaggattttaaatgaagaggcatcttatttcagtctcctggacaaaaccatgttacaatgcaaggggtgcaaactagttttttgttttgcacatgagttaaatactgactgttttttcatgtaacacacaaatatcaactttacatttcagtgtacaaataagctatcaagtatttgtgtgatacatgaaaaaacagtcagtatttaactaatgtgcaaaacagaaaactagtttgcaccccttgcattgtaacatgggtttgtacaggagactgaaataagatacctcttcatttaagatccttaatgaatcaggccctaaattagcAACATCTGAAAGTATTAAATGTCGCATAGCATTCACAACACACCAATGGTTTGGACACTAAACAGAGTTATGAGTCCCCTGTTTTAAGTCCCCGGATCCTTTTCTCCTCTAGATGCTGCTAATTTCTCTTTTCGATACATTTTAGAATTTTGTACATGATAATATGCCTGAAAATTTTGAAAATCAGTAAGTCTGTCTAAAATTATCAGTAAAGAACATTTTGCAGGGTTGGTGACCAGCAGAGCATAGCAGTAATATGAATATAGAAAAATAGCTCAAATGCATTCCAAACGACCTTATTTTCTTCTCTGTAGATAAATCACCAAGCTACCCTCACAATCATCCACAACTATGGTAACAGACAGCAGTAAAAGAGATTGCCTGCACTTCCATTGCAATTTAAAAACTTCTCTTATGGACCTAACTTACAGTCTGTGCTATATACACCAATATTTGATAGTACCgctcttttattttacattaacctACAAGACACAGTTCACAAACATGCTACGCAGTCAGTTCGATGATAGAAGTAACAGGAAGACAATAATTGTGGAGACGTGTAACACATACAGAGAGACTGGGGAGGAATTATTCAGCCGAACAAGCCATCAAATAATTGTTCATCAGTCACATAATTCATCTTTCCCATTCAGACATCTACAAGTCTTATATTAACAAGGGGCAAAGACTTGAGATAGTGATTTATTCAGATTGTAGCT
The Mixophyes fleayi isolate aMixFle1 chromosome 1, aMixFle1.hap1, whole genome shotgun sequence DNA segment above includes these coding regions:
- the PLCXD3 gene encoding PI-PLC X domain-containing protein 3, translating into MASSQGKSDLQFAEWMANLPERIHRVPLTSLAIPGSHDSFSFYIDESSPVGPEQPETVQNFVSVFGTVAKKLMRKWLATQTMNFTNQMEAGIRYFDLRISTKPRDPDNELYFAHGLFSAKVNEGLNEINSYLSNHSKEVVFLDFNHFYGMQKYHHENLVQMLKDIFGNKTCPAIFAQEVSLQYLWERNYQILVFYHSPVALEVPFLWPGQMMPAPWANTTDTEKLIQFLQSSITERRKKGSFFISQVVLTPKASTVVKGVTSGLRETITERALPSMMQWVRTQKPGESGINIITADFVELGDFISTVVKLNYLLDEDSTT